The genomic DNA CCCGCCCTTCCGACGAGGGGGCAGCCATCCGCCGCCGGCGGGAATGCCCGGCCTGTGGCCGCCGTTTCACCACCTACGAGCGCACCCAGCTGGAGCCCCTGATGGTCATCAAGCGGGATGGGCGCAAGGAGCCTTTTAACCCAGATAAGCTCCTGAGGGGGCTCCTCCTGGCCTGCGAAAAGCGCCCCGTGGATCCGGAGGCTCTCCGCCGCTTTGCCTATACCTTTGAGGACCAGGTGACCGGGCCGGAGGTGTCCTCCGAGGAGATCGGCCTCAAGGCCATGGCCTTTCTGCGC from Thermus albus includes the following:
- the nrdR gene encoding transcriptional regulator NrdR gives rise to the protein MKCPYCGHPDTRVVDSRPSDEGAAIRRRRECPACGRRFTTYERTQLEPLMVIKRDGRKEPFNPDKLLRGLLLACEKRPVDPEALRRFAYTFEDQVTGPEVSSEEIGLKAMAFLRDLDHVAYIRFASVYREFDSVERFIEEIRRLGGVDKKEGA